TTTAAAAGCACATAAACATACACTGGTATTGGTGAAGCTTGTAGCACTGCCTATGAGGCGGTTGCTGAAGACTTCTAATGCAAgatgctgctttcagctgcttgtAACTTGGCCAGACTTGGACTGTTTGGGTTGAAATTTTCCAAGTTGAATGTCTGCCTCAGGCTAAGTTTTGTTCCATGTGTTGTAAAGGTTGCCTCTGAGGGAGGGGTGTGAAAAGAACTGGGTAGACAGAGATTAGAAAACCTCAGCCAAAatacttcagctgtttttcagaacaaGACTGGGGAAAACACTGTCTTTCAGTATTAACAAAAATGCTGGCAAACTTGTTAGAAGGTTATAGTGCCCTTTCAGCTTCGGGTAACAGATTTGAAATTTGACATGAGGGCTGGAGCTGCTATACTGAAGGTACGCCTTTTGCTGCCTCCATGAAAAATCCGCACACATTTGGTCAAACTGCTGACGACACATTATACATTATGCATTTTCAGTAGATGCTCACTAGGCCACATCCCCATTCTTCACAACTCCTCATGCCCATCAGACTACATAGGCCATCCCCTCAAGCACTCAGCAACTTTTCTCCCAGCTCCTACCCAGGAAAGGACTGCAGCTCAGATAACCATCTTCAATTGCATGTAATAATGGGAGCAGGCTCCAGACTGTCCATGTAGTGGCCAGTTGACGGCAAGAAGGTGCCAGGCACTTGGGATGAGAGCTGGAGccctgcttctcctgcccttTCACTGCCCTGTCCCGTGGGTCTTCACAGCAACACGAGGCTGTAGAGCACCACAGAGAAGGACCAAGGAAGATGCTTAATGCAAGAACCACAGAGAGCAAGGAACGACATGAGAGGGTGGCAGAAAAACTGAGGAGTAAGGCTCCCtccacagcaaaaacaacaagaagGTGAGGGAGAAAAAACGGGCACAAGAATGACTTGAGactaggaagaaagaaaaaaaaaaacacaaggggCTGGAAAAGGAATGCAACTCTCTGTGCAAGGAGACTGGGAACAGGGAGATGGGAAGTACAGAagcaaaggaggaggagaaaaggaaggcagaTACAAGGAGACAGCGTGAGAACGAGTCAAAGGACTGAGACAAGCAATGGCACATGAGGGGCGCagacagagcaggaaaatgcaAGATCCCAATGGCACGCTCTCCTCCAGAGTCTGGGACACAGCCCAGGATTTCTGAGCCTGGCcattccctccctgcctgcagacAGCTGCGAAACAAACTGGCAGAGCATAACAGATCCTCTCCTGCTGGCCTACACGCAGCCAGGACCGACCACTGTCGGTCGTGCTCAATGGAGAGCTCAGGCAAGTCTCGTGTGTTACATCAGTAACCCAGCTGAGGAAGGACGGGAACACACATGCATTGCTCCAGGCTGCCTAGCTGCTTATCTTATCTTTTCctaaggggaagaaaagttaGGAAATGACACagtaaaagcagtttaaaaaaaaatgtgattagcACTGTAGAATTGAGGACCTATTAGAACTGAGTAATGGTAATTAAAACTGTCTCCCAGTGCTCATATGCATGGAGGTCAGCCTGTAATTGTGACTGACCTGgtcacattttcttcctgacagAAGCTTTGTTATAATTAAAGCGCAAATTCTCTTTTTGCCCTTGTCCTTCAGAGCATATCTGCACCATCGAACCAGAGAACGAATGAATTCTTTTCTCCCAGGTTCTTCAGTGGTTCTTATCACTGCAGTAATCCATAAAATAAAGGACACTGATCCACAATTTTCTGAAGACAGGAAActaagatatgaaaaaaatcaagtaaaaagCTGCAGACACTGAGCGAGCAATTCTGACGATCGAGACTTGCATTTCTACCATGCTTAGTCCTACTaaacattttctgcatgttGAGAACAAACAGTCATTGACTTTTGTTCCACATCGGTGAGTTCAGCACGACTGCAAATCAGACTCAAGACTCAAGTCAGGcacccagaaaaacaaatggcCTGCGTGAGAAAATGGGAAGTTTAGGTAGAAATCCTACGGGAACAGCAGGGGCCGCAGAACCCTGTTCTCCAGCTATCTCAAGCACGACAATGCCTCTCCCTCTTTATGTAATCACCTGCCTCATCCACCATGCCACGTCTCCTGACTTCTGCCCGGCTGGGGGGTCCCTGCGTGCCGCTGCCATCAGCCTATACGCCCCTGGCTCAGCACCAGAGCTGGGTGGGAAGCGCAGTGGTGGGTCACCTCACGTCAAATGGCATCCTGTTGTGCAGGCCCGGCGCAGCCAGACGAGCACGGCACCTGATAGCTTCTGAGCACCTCACTTTGCAAACTTGCAGAGGAGAGGAAGTAAATGTATAGAATATAGAGCGTACACAGATCAGCTACATCCACTGGGTGGCAGGCACGTTTCGCAGGATCAGGATACATAGGTACAGAGGTATACAAACGAAGCCTCTTAAATACCGTGCTCATTCTCTGTTTCGGAAGCAGCAACTGAACagacagtaaaaattaaaaaatataaaaaaatcccacagagcTTTGGTAGCAAAGTTACcatattctgcttttattttaacactgGCGCCTTGTCCACAGCTTTGGGGCTTTCAAAGCGCTGGTACAACTCAGCAGGCTGCCCAAGCTCTGCGGGTACGTGGTGCCCCGCGACTCCTCTGAAGGTGGGCACCTCATGATGCCCCTATGGCCTCCGTTAAGAGGCTTCATCAAGCCTCTCTCGAAATAGTTAAGACACTAACAGCGATCCCAAAGCGTGCAGAGGCCGAGCTTTTAAACCCTTCTCTCACTTAGCATacttagcaggaaaaaaataaaaaataaaacacaaaccaaGTTTGGGCTAACAGCTGTAAATGCATCTACGTGCGTGAGCAGCGAAGTTTTAGAGTTCAGCGAAACACAAAATCCAGTATTTTCTACGGATTTCCACTTCACATCTAAGCAGAATCGTCTCAAAGTTTGCTTAAAAGATGTTTCTGGAGAAGAGGCCGTTGACCAAGTTTCAACCCAGTGCATATTTTTATAACCAAGTTGTAAACTACATAAAAAGTACACttataatggaaatgctgacaaacGCATAACTCCTGCAGTTAGCTATGACAGCCTGACCGCAAGCCCTccccttcaggaaaaaaagcaaaattacttCCCCCCTCCTCTTACGACAGCAAGCTGGGGGCAGGGAAGAACGCGCTGGTACCCccatttaatcatttttattaggaatttagtcacttttttttccccccccgtTTATTATCCACATGTTGAATTCGCCACCCCCATTTTTTGCAATAAACAAGCAGAGGGCCTTTTAAATTCATGACTCACTGCCCAGGCTTCCCCTCCACCCTCAGCAGCAAACAGATTGCCAGCTGCAGTCGATGAattaagattattattatttttttatttttatttttttttggtcttgcaGCAGTTGCAGTTGGGCAACACTTCACACAGTACCGAGGGGGCAGGAGGCAAAAGCGGGACGACTTTTCTCGGAGGGAAAGAAAGCAGCGGCCGAGGGGGGCACCCAACAGACGAGCCCCAAGGCGGCGGGGCgaggctgccagcagggagggaagggcggcggcggggcgaggAGGACGACGacgaagaggaggaggaggaggagggggaagaagagaagggaggagaagcCAGCACCCGCCCTCTCCCGCACCCCCAACTCCGCCAAAAGTTGCCAGGGGGTCGCCGGCCCCTTCTCCGTGaccccctcccctcaccccctccCCTCACAGCCGCGGTGGGGCTCGAACCCGGGGCCTCCGGGTGCCGACCCCCCCTCCATGCCCTCCACTCACCGGCAGCGGCTCCCTGAGCGTGCGGCTCCCCGCGGAGCGCTGCCTTCGGCCGggggccgaggaggaggaggagcaggaggaggaggtgatgAAGGGCGGGTGGAGCAGAGCTCGGCTTGAGCCCTCCCGGCTCCCATCGCTGcgctccgccccgctccgccccaGCGGCACCGGCGGAGGGCAgcggcggaggaggcggcggcggccatgTGAGTGCTGGCGGCCGGGACCTCGGGGGACGGGGATGGAGGCgggtgggcagggctggggctggccctcgggggctgggggtgcccacACAGCTCCGGGAAGACCTCGGGCTGCAGCCTTACCGTCCCGTTATtggccccccggccccccggtTGTTTGTTTGCGCTGCCTTTTCCCCCCTTATCTCCGCCCTTATCTCGGCCCGGCAGCTCCGCGGGGAGCTCTCCCCCCGTCGGGACTCCTCGCTACCTCCAGCTCCGGGTGCAGTTTGTGGAAGGAAAGccccctttcttcctttttgctgccTCTTTTAAccacttaaaatatttagaaaacatcTACTGATGCGTGAGCGTGTCTGGGAGGGGGTGCAAAACGCGGGGGTTGCTCTATATGAACTGAGAAAGTCAGATGACATCTGCTCGcttcttttacttttcaaaatatcattttttccccttaaaatcATACGAAATGGATCCAAAATTTGAGATCTTGTAGGGAAGTATTTGGTAGTTCAGCTGTTTGAGCCTGCCTTGCAGACTCACAGTACATGCAGCAGTGTTCGTAATTTTAGTTCCTGCTAAATTTATACCCGAACAGCTTCTTGACCCaaattgtcacttttttttttttccctactctcTCTCTTCTAATTCTTATCATATTCTCCCTGACGTGGCCCATATCCTTCttcatctgcagcagcagaccTCTGCTCTTGGTAGATATTCCTGACTTTGGATATTTAATGCTGAAGGTTGGCTCGGGCTGTTTGCTTTAGGCTCCCTGTGTAAGGCAGGAACACACACCTGTGCGGTTCGGTTTGCCTCACAGATGCCAATTTTAGGGTGGGAAGAGTGCCCCTTTGGAGGTGGCCGTCCCCATTTATTAGCATGAAAGAACTTAAACACAGGGATAACTCGCTTTTTAGACCGCTGCCGTTAGCTGAGGTGATTTCCATGGGAGCTCCGTACATGCAAAACCTGCCTGCTCTGATATTCTTGAGTATTCTTGTATATTGTTACAAATGTTCGTGGTGTTACCTTTCAGGTAAGCACAGATAAATGACCTGGCTAAGCAGATAGACGCAAATGTTCTTCAGCACCAATACAAAGTCAGGTCAAGCAGCTTGGGCAGGTTCTGCTGTCTGCTCAGATTGTCCTGCGGGATTATGATCTATGTGTGTTTTCTATTGGGGGCTATTACAGTAGTAAAAAGAAGCAGCCCCTTGAGTTATAAATTGGAATTTACTGAAGGATTGCcaaaaatgaaattgagttGAAGGCTAGAGATGTGCGCCCTGTTTCATGCAGGTGAAATTTCCACCTGTGACTGCTCTGTAGGAGCTCACGTATACAAGTGTATTCTGGGGCAGAGCAGAAAGCCAACAAGTAGGTGCACCAGAGATGCCATTTTCTTAAAACCTTATTTTtacatatctttttcttttttaataaaaattaaggatATGTGTCAAAGAAGAGTTTTAGGTAGTATCAGTGCCCTATAAATTGCTCTGAATTCTTTGGGAATGCAGGTCGTTAAGGCTATTACACTGGGACCTAGCTCACAGTACAAGAAGACTCTTTCCTTTTTAGCCTCGATCCCTAATGATTTTAGCTTTATGTTCTGAGAGCTGAGGTATATATGCTGATATGTTGCGTTAAGAgtctgatgttatcaccaaccatagggcttgtcgacccccatggccacactcccacactgatatatatgaataaaatgaGATACTTTCATTAGAGTTAGGTCTTCTGGAATGGCTTCCCTTGCAGAAGCTCTGCTGTGAGATGTgtggattttttcattttttttctactttgttgCATTATAGaagtattattttgctttaggaGTGCACAATATTCCTCACGAGCATTTAttagtatttctgaaaactgtGTCCTGTTGAGTGGCTGTTACAGACCATCAATGATAGGTAGTCTGAATTCTCGTATCTTTGTGTAGTCAGGAGCTAGGATTCCTAGTATTGAAGTATTTCTCACTTCGCACACGAAGATGTGTTCAAGAAGATGATGCATGCCCAGCCTGTTCAGTGCTCAAACCTGTAGAAAGCTGGAAGGTATTAACTGTGTGTGAAATCTTCGGAGTTTGCAGATATTAAAACCAAAGAAGACTGCTGAGCATGCGTATGATGTTTTTCCCCCTAAAGGCTTATAATTTGGACAGATATATCCCTAATACACATCCCCCTGCATCCCTGCCAGATTTCAAGTCTGGTGTTTTAGAACAAAGCTATTCAAAGCAAATACTTCCAGATTTTGTTTGCATGgccaaattactttttttattgttttcagatactttttttcttgtattcagAACCACCTGACATAGTTAGTTCTTattccctgccctcccttttttatttttcttcttccagccaGCATGCGGTAGGAACCAAAACCTCCATCCCAGTCTCACAATAAAGTTTGTCAAAACTTTCTTGACTGAAGATAGCGTCTCTATTAGGGTTTCTTAATGCTTCCCAATATAAGTGCTGCTTGCACTGTCTGTTAAAGCCTTAATAGTTTGCCTAAGCTGTTAGGAGAAGGTCGTGTATTGACAGGGGGCTCTGACTTGAGAACTCAGGGCCTTGGACTCCGGCACTGCTGGAGTCACTCCTCGGGTTGCTTTCTCCATGTTGTCAACAGAACCTGGTCCTTTTGTGGTCTCCCAAACACTCAGTTCATGTGCAGGAGGAGTGCACAAGCCAATTATTTTAGCACAGGCTGTGTGATTCTAACGTCTCACGGAATTAATTACGCCAAGGAGAAATACCTGAGTTGCAGAGCTACGGATGGTGAATGCAGCGGGTGCTGTTAGTGCAGAGTTGAAACCTTCTTCTCTGTGTTCTTACTCACCCTGAAATCCTAAATGAActtaaaaaatctgaaaatgtttttaacattgACACGATTTGCACTCTGCAGCTGTTTGGGGCAAAGAGTCACTTCGTTCAAGTTCATAGAAAACAGTTTTACGTTCGCTCccctctttctgccttttctgccggggctttctaaaataaaacgGTTTCCTTGATTTTTGCACAAGTATTCAAGTATAAAGGACCTTTGTATTTTAACAGCATCTACTCTCAAGGCTGTATTTGGTagattactgaaaaaaaaaagtcacatatTTGACCGTTGTCGTCAAGCAGGATTGGCTTCCAGGCTGGTGAGCAGAGCCTGTGAAGCACTGGCAGAACCCCGCTGAGGGGGGACCtcgctgcagccctgctggtgctTCGCAGGCTCCCTCCCCGTTACAGTGGCAGATGGGATTCAGGGGATAGTTCAGATGagcttgctctttttttttttttttttttttttttgagtggtgTGAACTCGAGTGGAAAATCTCCGCGTATAATACTCAGGAGACTCCTAAGTTGCAGAACTGGGACTGTAATTTACACAATTAACTTTGTTGAGCATAAAATAACAGGACTTAAGGTTCCCATGATATCAGGTCTACTGTATGGCATTGTATTTACCAGAGCCAGCTCTGATCTTTAGCAACATCAACAGGagatgaagacaaagaaaaagctttccttgACAAGGCCTCGAGTTTTGTATTTAGGTCCCAGGTGTGCCCTCAGATTCTCCAGCACGATCACTGTGTAGCTACAGGGTCTTGTGACAGATGTGGTGACCAGAAgtcttcaggaaagaaaatgttggaaaaaatagCTGTGAAAATGCCTCTCATGCCTTGACTTTTGGTGAGGGCAGCTGCCCAGCCTTAATATTAGCACTCACACTGATGCTTTCGAAGTCAAAACACGCATCCCATTAGGTTAAACTTGGAAACCCACAGATGTTCTTGCACCTTCGAAGCATATAGTGAGGCTGTTCCACTGTGTGTGCTCTCTGTCAGAACCGGATCATTGCCTTAGGAAAGTTAACGCAGCTTTTAGCAGGAAATTCACCTTGGGTGACTTGTCCCTGCTTAGGGACAGTTCAGGAGCCATAgctcaaagaggaaaaagggcCTAGAGGTATTTCTGAGCTCCGAACATCTCCCTCCCACTCAGCTGGTTTTCAAGCCACTTTTAGATTTCCCAGGCTTTGGCCCTAGTGGGTTTTTGCAGTATGGATCTCGAAAgccttttaattaaatgtgtgACTAAGTAATCGCCCTGGTTGAAAGTGCACTGTGTAGAGGTGAGAGGATTTCTGTGTAAATCAGGGGAAGCCCAGCTGCTTTCTGGCTTCCCAGAAAATTGCTTGAAAAGCTGCGTGCTGCTAACACACTTGCTTACaggttgaaatatttttgtagagTGTATTCATCATACTTACGACTTTAAATAACCACAGCCTCTTGGTAATCGTGTTTTTACATTAAGCACTAATGGGGAGGCATATTTTGATCTCTGCTTCAATTTTAAGAGTGAAGTCAGGTCTATTTCTGTTATGAAAGATATGCCTGCACATAAAAGGTTCGGGGGTACTATTTTTATGTGTggaagaagttttgtttttattgaataaaaatgtcaggaagTACCTTCCTTGAATTGTGTGTGTTGATCTTGAGGTGGAAGGCAGAGATCCATTTTTTTGGACTAATCTTGAATATTCTCAGTGTcaccttgatttttttattattttttctcctcattccttttattttaattgaaaagcaTAAAAGTCTGGTGCTggaatgttttctgttgaacCGAGGCATTGCATATGTTTCTGCAAGCCAACAAGAAATggaattatttctgcaaaaccCTCATCTGGCATTAGAAAGCAGTTGTTGATGAAGAAATAGCCTTTATCTAATCGTAGGagggcttgtttgttttactggTAAATACTTTTACGTACCAACATTTGAGCTCTGTAGAGTTTTCCCCCTGTTTTCTCACACACAGGCAACTTCTTATCTAAATGGCCTGGTTCAGAAATGCTCGCGTTGTTGCATAGGAACACCCAAACCACttgctgttttgtctgtgaCCCCACAGGTCCCATTCTGCCCCGGGATTCCTCGCGTTAGCTCACCTCGTCCAGAACCACACCGCTGTGTTGCTAAGCTCTCTGCGGACAGTACCCAAAATGGGCTTTGACTCTAAATCAAAGTTTTACCCCTAGCAGCATTTTTGTATGcgttttttaatgaaaaatagcaCGAGTTGCACATTTCTGACAGTTCTGTGATGAGTAAGGGTATCTGGTGCTGCTTGTTTAGCTTTGGCTTGTGTTGTCTTATATTTCTGGTTCTTACAGCATTAtctctgtaggaaaaaaaatattgcgGTCTTCAAGGATCAGTTGGGTAAATCTCGCTACTGAGCAGTGCTTTATGAACCACTGTAGTCAATACAGCTATTCTTGCTTGCTTGccttagcttaaaaaaaaaaagctcaaaaacaacaacaccaaaaaaaatcctcgTAGCACTCAATCACCCAAAGACAGCGACTCGGTTTAGTTTCTGAGGCTGCATATTTTACAACCTGTGGCTTTGATTATTGTTTCAGATtgcacatcttttctttttccttctccccagggcCGATTACTGGAAATCTCAGCCAAAAAAGTTCTGCGATTACTGCAAGTGCTGGATAGCAGACAACAGACCTGTACGATCATCTTCTCTGCTAAGTCAATGATTCTGAAATACTAGGAATTTGAATTATGGCCTATAAAATcactttaatatttattaatacatGAAATGTgttgtttaaaaatgcttttgtaataATTGTGATATTTAAAACATGTTCCGTGAGAGCCACGTACCTGCATCCAAGATGGTGTGTGCTGTTTTTACTTGGCAGTGCAAGATAAGACGTGAAATATTTGatcctgctttttcttcaggatcTGTAACAACATTTGATCTGTCTTGAAACTTTGTCCACGCCTGTTCCTAGCCTTAGTATGCAAATGGCAAGCAAAACCTGGTATACATGCTGTTTGTATATGGCAGGCCTGGTACAGCCAGTGCTCTAAGCACTTAAAGgaaatttcttccatttcacaCAGCCCACAGAAATGTTACTGGGTTAAAGAAAGGTGTTTCTGACTTGCAGACACCTTTTGCAAGACTCCTTTTTTAGACCCATTGGtttctcactttaaaaataagttctgcCCTCCTGACTCAATGCCAAAGGTACTCCTGGAGCTGAGCTTCATCTGGTTTACAATTAGATACCTGTAATTCAGAAGCACAAATGTGAGCTGATTGGTTTAGGTTTCTTTTATATAGTCAGCAAAGAGAAATATGCATTAAGGAGGGTACTTAGGTAACCTATAAGCCTGCCTTCAGAAGACGTGAATCATCATCTGGATGTGCATCCTCTGCACATCTGTTTGCCCAAAGAAATTTGGGGTTACTAGGTCAGCTTCAGGCACCTAACTTTTGAACACCTAAGTGAGATcagatgtgttttctgtggACCACATGAGGGTTTCAGCTGTCACCTGTACAGCTTCTGAACTCCTTCCAGTTTCTactggctttgcttttttctggcAGCTTTTTGGCTTGCAGACTGTTGTGTTGTCCTCACTTACCCAACTCGCCCATcttgccttttctctctctcagatTTGTGGGCCTGGAGACTGGTTTAAGTTCATAGGATTTTTGTACAGTGGGGAATTATCTAATTAAGGACTATAGCTAATGTTTGGAATGCTAAATAGACCACAAcgtttttaaaagtttgcagGAAAACCAGCAAAGCGGGTAAAAAAAAGGTATGCTACTTAGAAGGATAGCATAGAGAGGGAACCCAAATTCCTTGTTACTCATCTCTAATATATGTGctgaatattattatttctgaagttttaaatcTCTTAAATACAGAAGACGAACATTTATACTAACATTTTTGAGCGTTACTGTTTTTTCATAAgttttatgttgtgttttgcAGCGTTCCTGAATTTATTatgaggaaatattttacagctgtaGAGttagctgtaaatattttcaaagcgGGTTACATTTCAGCTTATTGAACGAAGTTTAGTCTAATTAATTTTAACTAGctgaaataaattacaattgtatgcattatttttcctgttttttcttgttttttagaGCATAGAGTTTcatgaaagaggaaagaatcaTAAAGAAAATGTGGCAAAAAGAATTAGTGAGGTAACTCAATTATCTTACTTtcacaaatacatacatttaatCACTTTTATTATCAGACTTGTTTAATTTATTCTCctgggcttttgttttgttttagattaaaaagaaaagcttggaaaaagcaaaagaagaagaaaacatgtcaAAAGAATTTGCAGCAATGGAGGAGGCTGCAATGAAAGCATATCAAGAGGATTTGAAAAGGCTTGGAATCAAGCCAGGTAGTTCATATAGTTGCCAAAGGATTAAAGACAAAATTGAAAGAATATTGaataggaatgtttttttttcttaaattaggTTTTAGGAATATGAGACTAGGCCTCCAGGactgtttgcttgtgtttttttttgttttgttttgttttgtctgcttgtttgttttgttttttatttatttttattctttatttttttaaataaaggaaaaagaaagaaatgtgagcCTGGAAATTGCCAGTAGTAGAAGTTGCAGTACAGATTGTTTTTAGCTATGGTGTTCTCAGGTGCATGGAACAATCCAGTTTGGAATAGAACATTTAAacaatgtgaaagaaaaaaaaaaaagtagttagtACTTTGAATCGGCAGTGCAGCTTCCCTTAGTTAATTTTATGTTTCACTTTTACCACTTGGAGACAAAAGTTCCTATCAAGTAGGAGAGCTTGGACTCCCACTGGTATCAAGTAGTAGAGATTAAAATCTCCTACTCAGCTTGCAGTTCAGCAAGTACCTTTGTTCAGTCAATGCAAAGACATATTATCCATTCTAAAAAGTTGTGGTTTAAAGCTCCTGTAGTACTTCTTTTTCAGAACTCTTTTAGTTTCTTTGGGTTTGGTCAGAGCTCGTCGGTCCGTATAGTTTTTGTGTTATTCATCTTTTGATATTTGGGTATCAAATATCAAGAGTTATTATAAGAAAGACATTATCTTATAACACTATCATATtgctaaaatgaaagaatatttgaatGTAATCTTTTCAGTTTGGCTACTACAACTGTAATACTGATGACTAAAAATACTCCTAATAACAAAGTTTCCTATTTGCTGTTACACGAGTGACTGATATTTAAGCTCAgattgaaactttttttttttaactgagtattatttttctttaagatgaGGTAGGTCCCAGTTCAGCGCTGAGTAAAACACAGAGTAGCACAACAGaagataaaggaaagaaagaaaagaaggaaaagaaagaaaagaaggaaaagaaggaaaagaaaaaaaagacatctccGGGCACCTCAGAGCCACCGAAAGTTGAAACGAAGGAGTGGGTGCAAGGACTTTCTCCCGAAGGCTACACTTACTACTACAATACAAAAACAGGAGGTAAAAATTAGTGAGGAGCAAATGCAGATGTCTATATAGCATACAAATGACTGAAGACAACCTGCATTTCTTTACCCTTCCGTTATCTCAGTAGGAAGCTGATTATTAAAATCGGAACAATTAGATGGAGTTTTTGATACTTAATAATCAAGATTTAGGCATCCGAAACTTGAGactgtatttgcttttccttaatAATAATGGGATAACAGAGTAATTCTActgtttctggaaaatgttAGCCTCTCAGAGGTTAAATATACAAAAGATAGCTgtgctttttctaaaaatgctttATCAGGAATGAGAAGTGAACTGAACGATTATTTGGGCATTGGTCACACCCAAGTAAATGAGGGCAGTTATGAATTGTTGTCTGATTGTTTCTTTCCACATTTACAGGATTTATCTAACTGACTGACTTCTGTTGAGGAGCAATGTGTTATGATCTACTTTAGAGCATAAAAGCAACCCTCTTTTATGATTAATGAGAACATAGCAAACTGTTTCTTATAAATGTAGAAATGACTTTAGTATTTACTTTAGTCTTTCCTTCTACAAGGTAACTTGCAAAAGGTAAAAATCTTGTGTGTGCAGTTTCTTCTGACCTAtgctaccattaaaaaaatgcccttttttAACCAAACTTCCAGTATCTGTGTGTCAGCCAGAATTTAATAGTCTGGCAGATTAGTCCTGATAAAGCCAACTGTAATTATGACACTTTGGTTTATTGTTCATACTATAGTTTGACCAAGGATAATTTATATTCTGATGGATGTATCTATGCTACACTTTGGATGGGTGCACATATCAGTATCATGCCAgttagatcttttttttcctaaacgTGATTAAACATGAACAGGACTGAGTAATGggtgaattttttttgtttgtttttgttttttttttaagaatcacAGTGGGAAAAACCTAAAGGATTCCAAGGCAACTCTAAAAATTCGCAAACGGTAATCAAACACTGTTATTTGTACTTTTCTTTGCCCTTGTAAACACTTACCAGAAATGAGCTGAGCAATTTGCAAGTCTCTTCTGATTGCAGACGATAAATCGTTTGCTCTTAGTAAACTTAGGAAACATAAcataatgtaaat
This is a stretch of genomic DNA from Cygnus atratus isolate AKBS03 ecotype Queensland, Australia chromosome 1, CAtr_DNAZoo_HiC_assembly, whole genome shotgun sequence. It encodes these proteins:
- the WBP4 gene encoding WW domain-binding protein 4 isoform X2; amino-acid sequence: MADYWKSQPKKFCDYCKCWIADNRPSIEFHERGKNHKENVAKRISEIKKKSLEKAKEEENMSKEFAAMEEAAMKAYQEDLKRLGIKPDEVGPSSALSKTQSSTTEDKGKKEKKEKKEKKEKKEKKKKTSPGTSEPPKVETKEWVQGLSPEGYTYYYNTKTGESQWEKPKGFQGNSKNSQTGAVWVEGVTEDGHAYYYNTQTGVSTWEKPDGFVSSSNENSQRGKHSEERAEAGSKASESDSDQEDSESEAQSPGKNSKRKGGHDEESEEEKSPKAKKLSPYGKWREVNLEEESTSASKGNSSDTSKTNPYGKWEAIKNEEEEEEEESGVVFLLMFVLRRLNTFCHT